A region from the Rhodamnia argentea isolate NSW1041297 chromosome 7, ASM2092103v1, whole genome shotgun sequence genome encodes:
- the LOC115752003 gene encoding uncharacterized protein LOC115752003, which produces MKMAMAREAESLQIRRFDELPSATDFASQIESRNVPAVFSGCTKDWKALRKWNPHEGGLDYLQERAGPCTVEAMLSRSAPFFYGDLRSHERVPLPFSSFIGFCKQLKERKEDDQSQCMESKKRNSDGSEQDHLAPKQMYLAQVPIMNVENKGRAQLEALWEDIRMPAFLDKSLLASVNLWMNIAEARSSTHYDPHHNLLCIVSGTKKVVLWPPSASPLLYPMPLYGEASNHSSLSLGKPDFSLYPRAEYLMDYSHKVILKAGDALFIPEGWFHQVDSDNLSIAVNFWWQSNLMRSMSEHMDAYYLRRILRRLTDKEMELMLPKPVSGECKVHESEQTLNGDAVGDLHNMDKVFMDGDLKGKEVKLESAICDMEPSALQALHALVSLVHDRVNIPDPSQVQLSSRGNGSTASTEGGPNNRMVFHLEDDPVAKILWNIEPHTLRTMLLYMADKFPRTLEALILHLLSPVGAEALTRKFDEIDAESSEEDRSRFYQVIYGALDDQFAAMDAILLGKESFAMQAFRNVLDKYLGVNIEDGPKLRAR; this is translated from the exons ATGAAAATGGCGATGGCGAGGGAAGCCGAGTCTCTGCAAATCCGAAGGTTCGACGAGCTTCCTTCGGCGACGGACTTCGCCTCCCAAATCGAGTCGAGGAACGTTCCCGCT GTATTCAGCGGATGCACCAAGGATTGGAAGGCTCTGCGGAAGTGGAATCCTCACGAGGGAGGCCTCGATTATTTGCAG GAAAGAGCAGGGCCTTGTACTGTAGAGGCTATGCTTTCGAGATCTGCACCGTTTTTTTATGGTGATCTAAGGAGCCACGAGAGG GTTCCTTTACCCTTTTCGTCCTTCATTGGATTTTGTAAGCAActcaaggaaaggaaagaagatgATCAGTCCCAATGCATggaatccaaaaaaagaaactcgGATGGGTCCGAGCAAGACCATTTAGCTCCTAAGCAAATGTATCTGGCACAG GTACCAATCATGAACGTTGAGAACAAAGGCCGGGCTCAATTGGAAGCTCTGTGGGAAGACATTCGAATG CCTGCCTTTTTGGACAAAAGTTTACTGGCATCTGTCAATCTATGGATGAATATTGCTGAAGCTAGATCAAGTACTCACTATGATCCACATCATAATCTTCTATGCATAGTCAGTGGCACCAAAAAAG TTGTTCTCTGGCCCCCTTCTGCAAGTCCCTTGTTATACCCCATGCCTTTGTATGGAGAAGCATCAAACCACAG CTCTCTAAGTTTAGGAAAGCCAGATTTTTCATTATATCCAAGAGCAGAGTACCTGATGGATTACTCGCATAAGGTCATTCTAAAAGCAGGTGATGCACTATTCATTCCAGAAGGCTG GTTCCATCAGGTTGACAGTGACAATCTGAGCAttgctgtaaatttttggtGGCAGTCCAATTTAATGCGGAGTATGTCAGAGCACATGGATGCATATTATTTGCGCAGAATACTAAGAAG atTGACGGATAAGGAAATG GAACTGATGTTGCCAAAGCCTGTTTCTGGGGAATGCAAGGTACATGAAAGTGAGCAAACCCTTAATGGAGATGCAG TTGGGGATCTCCACAATATGGACAAAGTTTTCATGGATGGTgatttaaaaggaaaagaagtcaAGCTAGAAAGTGCAATATGTGATATGGAACCATCGGCATTGCAGGCTCTTCATGCACTGGTTTCTCTAGTGCATGACCGTGTAAATATACCTGATCCAAGCCAGGTGCAACTGTCCTCACGGGGAAATGGTTCCACTGCCAGTACTGAAGGTGGACCTAATAATCGCATGGTTTTTCACTTGGAAGATGATCCTGTTGCCAAAATACTATGGAATATTGAACCGCATACTCTTCGGACCATGCTTCTTTATATGGCG GACAAGTTCCCAAGGACTTTAGAGGCGCTTATACTGCACTTACTCTCACCGGTGGGTGCAGAGGCCCTTACAAGAAAGTTCGATGAGATCGATGCTGAGAGCTCTGAGGAAGATCG GAGTAGATTCTACCAGGTGATATATGGTGCACTTGATGATCAATTTGCTGCAATGGATGCAATTTTACTTGGGAAAGAATCTTTTGCCATGCAG